The DNA segment TCGAGTCGGCGGCCACGGTGATGTCGCTGGCGAGGATGAGTTCGATGCCGAGAGTGAGGCAGGTGCCCTGAACCGCCATCACGACGGGCTTGGAGAGCTGGGTGCCGCCGACCTGCCAGGGATTCATACCGCCGCCCGGCACGAGGTCGAGCCCGTCGGGGCCGATCCGTGGGCCGACGTCGGCGAGGTCGAGGCCCGCAGTGAAGTGCTCCCCGTGCGCGAACACGAAACCGGCGCGAAGCTCGGGATCGCGCTCGAGCTCACCGTAGGCGGTGGCCAGCTCGGTGATCATCCGGAAGTCGGCTGCGTTGCGCTTTTCCGGTCGATTGAGGCCGATGAGCAGCACGTGACCGTCGCGCTCGACGGTGATGAGGGGAGAGTTGGTGGACGAGTCCATTGCCAAAGCCTACGGCGACTCAGAGCTTCTTGGTGAGCGCGCCGATGACCCGGAGAATTACGGGAAGCTCATCGCTCGTCGCGGAGGCCGAGGCGGGCGCAAACTCGGTGACCCCGGCCCCGGCGAGGGGGAGCGTCCGGCGGGCGGCGGCGATGAGATCGAGCAGCTGCGCGAGGCTCAGCCCGAACGGTTCCGGGTAACCGACGCTCGTGAACTCCGACGGGTCGAGCACGTCGAGGTCGATGTGCAGGTATACGGATGCCGCGTCGGTGGCGAGGAGCGCTTCGACGAGATTCTCCGGGGTGATGTCGTTCGGTCTGAGCAGGTTGATTTCGGATGCGTCGATGAAGTCGCTCTCGGGATCGTCCAGGGCCCGGGTTCCGGCCAGCACGACCCGGGATGCCAGGAGCGGCGAGGCCGGGACGAGCTGCGCGGGACCGTCGCCCAGCAGTGTGCGCAGAACCATTCCGTGGAAGGCGCGGGAAGGGGAGGATGCCGGCGTATTGAGATCGGGGTGTGCGTCGAGCCAGACGACCGCGACGTCTCCCCGGACGTTCGCATGCTCGATCGCGGCGAGTTCCACGCCGCAGTCCCCGCCGATCGTGATCGTCGGACCGGTCGAGGTGCCGAGTGCCGCACGCATCCCCTCACGCACCCGCTCGATCGAGCTCAGCCGGTCCACGCCGCTGTCATGGCTCGAGCCGGCGCCGGAGGGCACCTCGACCGTCGTCGTCGACAAGGGCAGGTCGCCGCCGATTGCGATTGCACCGTCGATCAGGCGCATCGCGCGCGACGATCCTGAGCCTTGCCATTGGGGCACTACAACGAAAGAGGCGGTCACAGTGCAAGTGTGCCACGCACGCGGCCCTCGGCCACCTCGCTGTGAGGTTAGCGGCTGTTCTTGTCGCGAACAGCGTTGGCGATCGCCGCACGGAGCTCATCGGCGCTCTGCCGCGGGCCGTATCCCGGCTGGTCCCGCTCGATGCGCCAGCTGTCGTCGAGCGAGCCGACGTCGACGGCGTCGAACCCGAACCGGTCGTACAGGTCGAGGAGAACCGCCTTGGCCGTGTCGTCGTCGCCTGCGATCGCGAGCGCGCGCCGTCCTGGCGTACCCGGTGCCGTGCCATCGGTCGTAATCTCCGGCGCCGGGATGTGGTTGAAGCCCTTCACGACGCTGCTGTCGGCAAGATGGCTTTGAAGCAGCCCGGAGACGGTCGCCGATTCCGTGTCGAGAAGTTCGATGTTGCCGTCCCGCTGCGGGTAGTAGTTGTTGGTGTCGATTACCACCTTGCCCGCGAGCGGCGCCGCGGGAACCTGGTCGATGTTGCGCAGCGGAATCGTCACGACGACGACATCGCCGGCCTCGGCGGTCTCGGCGGTGGTGCCGGCCGTCGCCTGCGGGCCGAGTTCCGCGATCAGGTCGGCGAGCGTGTGCGGGCCGCGGGAATTGCTGATTACGACGTCGAAACCGTTTTGCACCGCCTTGCGGGCGAGTTGGCTGCCAATGTTTCCTGCGCCGATGATGCCGAGAGTAGTCATGGGGACTGCAACGTCGGCGGGCTCGGTTTCTTCCCGATTCACCCAGACCCCGTGCTGATCAGGCGGATACGCGGGACCGCGGCGACTGCGACAGCCGCGTCATGAGCCGCTCGAGCGGTCCGGCCCCGTAGATCGCGCGCCAGGCACTCGCGAAGACCAGCGAACCGACGATCAAGCCGATCAACAGCGGCCAGCCCGGGTAGGCGATCGCCCCGCCGCTGTCGTCGCTCAGCACGGTGAACGCGGCGAGGGTGACGATTTGCAGTGTGTAGAGGGTGAGGGCCATCGACCCAGCTGCTGCGATCGGCGAGAATACCGTGCGCGTCGCCCGGCTGATCGCCCGATCGTCGGCGGTCAGCCACAGCAGCATCCCGATCACCGCGACCGCGACGCCGCCGGACCCGAACACCTCCGCGGTGGAGTCCGAGTGCGCCTCGGCGGTCACGCCGGGCAGTACCAGAGCCGCCCCATAGCCGAGCAGCGCAAGAAGGGTGCCGCCGGCGACCATGGCACCCTGCGTTCTCGGGTTGCGCAGGTCCGAACGGGCAGCGATGAGCCCGACGACCAGGTAGGGCAGCCAGACCAGCGCGGGGTAATAGCCGGTGAGCAGGTACTCGGCGAACAGCGCCGCGACGGGTCCGGCATCCGCAGCCTCCGCCGCGATCGCGAGCCGGGGGGCAACGAAGGCGAACACGATCGCCAACGCAGCGAGCGCCCAGCGGGGCAGGAACAGCAGAGGCACCAGCAGCAGGAACATGATCCCGTAGTAGTCGAGGATGACCGCGATGCCGCTGTCGAGGGTGACCAGCATGATCCCGAGCAGGAACAGGATGAGCGCCCTCAGCACGATGCTGAGGGAGCGGTCGAGTCGCCGGACCCGGACGATCGGCCGCTCCGACCCCGTCATGATGCCGAGGGACACCCCCGCGAGGGTCGCGAAGAGGACCGAGGATCGCCCGTCGACCAGCAGCTCTGTGCCGCCGGCGCGGGGGACCGCGTGCGCGACGAACATTCCGAGAATCGCAAGGCCCCGCGCAACGTCGAGACCGACTATGCGCGGGGCAGCGGCCACGACGTGCTACTTCGCGATCGAGCGCGGCGCCGGGCTGCCCGCCTTCAGGGCCGCGAGTCGAGCGTCGAGTTCGATCTGCTCGTCGGATGCCTCGAGGGCCTCGAACTGCGCGTCGAGGCTTGAGGCGGCGAGCTCCTGCTGGCCGCGCACCTTTGCCTCCTCGCGGCGGATCTTGTCCTCGAACCGGCTGAGCTCGCTCGTCGGGTCGAGCAGATCGATCGACTTGACGGCATCCTGCACCTGGCGCTGTGCCTCAACGGTGTTCGAGCGGGCAATGAGTTCGTCGCGCTTGGAGGAGAGCTGCGCGAGCTTGCCGCGCATCGCGTCAAGCCCCGCCTTGAGCTGGTCGACGACGGCGGTCTGCGCTTGGATGTTCGGCTCCTCGGTGCGTGCCTCACGCTCGGCGGACAGCTGCCGACCGAGCGCGACCTTTGCGAGGTTGTCGAACTTGTCGGCGTCGGCGGAGTTGCCCGCTGCCCGCAGCTCGTCGGCTTTGCGGCTCGCGGCGAGCGCTTTGTTGCCCCAGTCGGCGGCGTTGTGCACGTCTTCGGCGTAATCCTGCTCGAGCAGGCGCAGGTTGCCGATCGTCTGCGCGATGGCGCTCTCCGCCTCGGCGATGCTGTTGGTGTAGTCGCGCACCATCTGGTCGAGCATCATGCCCGGGTCCTCCGCCTGGTCGAGGATGGCGTTGATGTTCGCCTTGGCGAGTTGCGCGATCCGTCCGAAGATTGACTGCTTGACCATTGTTGCTTCCTTCCGTTGTGGTGAGTGGTGTGTGGAAAGCGCCGGGCTAGAAGCGCCCGCGGCTGCTGCGCCCGGCCGAACGTCCGACCGAACGTCCGATCGAGCGGCCGAGGGAGCCGCCGCTGGAGCGGGAGCTTCCGCCGAAGCCACCCAGTGCGCCGAAGCAGCCCGAGCGGGAACGCCCGCCGCCGAAGCCGCCGCCGAAGCCACCACCGCGGCCCCCGATGAGCGCGCCGATGATGCCGCCGACCACGGCCTCGCTGACCCCGGGTCCCGTGAACATGCCGCGGGACGGTCCCACGGGCTGGTAGCTGGTCAGGTCGCTCTGGGCGGCGGAGATGGCCGCTCCCGCGAGCGAATTGGCCTGCTGGGCCTCGGCGAGAGCGGCCACGGGGTCGTCGCCGGCGAGCGAGACGGCCTGGTCCAGGCGCCTGTTCGCCTCAGCGAGCCTCGTCCGGGCGGTTTCGCCGACGCCGCCGCGGCGAGTGGTGATGAAGTCGCCCGCAGCAACGATTTGCCCCCGCGCGGTGGCGAGCGTGCCGTCGAGGGCGACCCGAGCGTTCTGGATGCGGGTGTGGGCATCCCTCGTGCGGCCAAAGGTTCCCTCGAGCTCCTGGTTCGCTGCGGTGAGACGCTCGAGCCGCGCGACCGGGTTGGCGAGGGTTGACGGGCTCTCTGCGACCGCGAGGGATGCCTCCGCAGCGGCGATGCCCGCGGAGAGCTCCGCCGACGTTGCCTCGGCCTGGAATGCCTTCGCCGCAGCGAGGTCGTGCCTGGTGTCGGCGACGACGGCGTCGAGAGACTGTGTCGCTTCGGCCAGCCGGTCGCCGAGAGAATCGATGGCGTCGAGCAGCTGACCGGCCTGAGCGACACTCGCCTGCACGGTCCGCAGTTGAATGGCAGCCGAGCCAGACTTGCCCGCCGCGATGGCGCCCTCCGCTTGCGACGCGGTGCGGCCCACGAAGGTGAGCAGCATCTCGGCCTGCTCCGTATTGTCCTCGACGGTCGCGACCGCTGCGGAGGAGTAGCGCTGCTCGAGCAGCCTGAGCGCCTCGATCGCCGCGCTCAGACGGGCCGCGGCCCTCTCGGCATCCGCCCTCACCTGCACCAGGGTCTGCGGCGCCGCCTGCTCGAGCGCCCGCAGCTCGTCGAACGCGTCAGCCTGCCGGTCGAGCTCGTCATCGGCCTGATCGCAGAGCTCGAGGATCCGGAGGAGCCCTGCGCGCGCCTGCTCGTCGGTCTCCGGCACGCCGTCGTCGAGGGTCTGCTTGATCCGGAACGCCTCGCCGACCTTGGTGCGGGCCGCCTCGAGCGCCTCCACAAAGGGTGCGGATGCCTCGGTGCCGAACTGCGCGACAGCGAACCCGAGCTCCTGCTCGCTCGTCGTGAGCGAGTCGTCGAGGTGGACGAGGGCGCGGCTTGCCCGCTGCTCGAGCTTGGTGAGGTCGGCGAGTTCTGCTGTGTGCCTGGCTGAGGCGCGCCGACGTCCGATCACAAGGACGATCCCGATCACGACTGCGCCGACGACAAGCACCCCGAGCACGAAGCCCCACGGAAATCCGGGGCCCTCGATGGCCTCGCGGTAGCCGTCGGCGGCGGCGAGTGCTGCGCCCGCCCAGTTTTCGTCGCTCAGCAGAGGCAGAAACTCGTTCTCGACCTCGCGGGTGGCTTCCGTATCCAGCTGGAAGTCAGAGGGATAGAAGATGTCGTAGATGCGTTCCTCGGTCGCAACCGCGAGCAGCACGTCGTCGGTGCCGAGCCCGTTCTGCTCGGCCGTGGCGGTCGCCCAGCTCTCGTCCGCGGCGACGCCATCGAAGGTCGCGACGTAGACGACGAAGAGCTGCGCCCCCGTGGCGTTGTAGAGCCGGTTGAGGGCCGACTCCACCTCCGCCTCCTGGCCGCCGAGGGCCCCGACGGTGTCGACGATCTGGGTGCTGCCGAGATTGACGGGCTGTTCGGCCTGTGCGGTCAGCGCCGGAACGACGACCGCCGCGAGGGCGAGCGCCGTGGCACAGAGCACCCGCATCAGGCGCGCGCGGTTCTGCTCCATGCGACTCACGAACTCCCTCAGCAGAAAACGACAAACCGTCGATGCGGCTCAGTCGGATTCTATCCAGCGGGGCTGTTGGTTCCGCGAGGGGTTGCGACGCGTTCGGCTTGATCCCCAGCCCGTTGACGTGCCGGCTGATCGGGCGCACGATGGCCGTCATCGCACTCTGAAGGAGTTGACATGCGCAGAAATCGAAGTGTCTTACTCGCCGCCGCAATGACGGCCCTACTCGCGCCGACGATACTGGCGCCAACGGCCGCGGGGGCCGCGCCGCCCCAACAGGAGGTCGAGGTTGAGCTGCTCGCCTCCGGGCTCGCGGGACCCAGCGGCGGTGCCATCGGGCCCGATGGTGCGCTGTACGTCGTCGAGGGCGCGGTTGGCCAGATCACGCGCATCGATCCAGGTTCAGGGGAGGCTACGACGTACGCAAGCGGCCTGCCACCAGCGGTTATCGGGATCGGTGGAGCAATCGATATTGTCTTCCGCGGCAACACGGCCTACGTGCTTGTCGCCATTGTCGGGTCCAACGTCGGCGGCGACCAGATCGACGGCATCTACCGGGTGGACGACGCAGACAGTTTCACGGTCATCGCCGACCTGGGCGCATGGTCCGCAGCGCATCCGCCGACCACACGGTTCGACCTGAGCGAGGGAGTCCAGTTCGCCCTCGAGACCAGTCGCAGCGGATTCCTCGTCACGGATGGGCACCACAACCGGGTACTGAACGTCAGCCGCTCGGGCGCCGTATCGGAGCTCATCCAGTTCGAGAACACCGTACCGACGGGTCTCGACGTCTTGGGCAACACCGTCTACCTGGCCATGGCCGGCGCGGTGCCGCATGCACCCGAGGACGGCACGGTTGAGGTGTTCGGGCTGAACGACCTCTCGCCGTCAACGGTGGCATCCGGCTACAGCCTGATTACCGACGTCGAGTTGGGACGCTGCAACGCGCTCTACGCGCTGTCCCAGGGTGACTCGCCCGGGGATGTCCCCGCCGGCTCCCCCGCGCTACCGGAGAGCGGCGAGCTGCTGGTCGTGAACAGAGACGGAACATTCTCTGTTGTGGCTGACGGGCTGAATCTGCCGACCTCGCTCCACATCGCGGGGGACACGGCATTCGTCGTCAGCCTGAGCGGTGACGTTCTGAAGATCTCGGGCCTGTCCGGGAACTGCGGGCAGAAAGTCTCCCGGCATTAGGGCGTGTTGCTAAACCCTTTTCTGGGTCGCGTGGGCGAGTCTTGGGTGGTGTCTCGTGATGTGGTTTCTGATGATGCTTGGGCTGTGATCGGGCCGTTGTTCCCGCGGGTGAAATCGACGGGGCGGCCGCCGGTGGATCGGTGCATGGTGGTCGAGGCCACAGCATGGCGGTTCCGTACGGGTGCGCCGTGGCGGGATATGCCGGAACGGTTCGGGAACTGGAACACGATCTACGAGAACTTCAACCGGTGGTCAGAGCAAGGTGTCTGGGCGCGGGTGCTTGAGATGGTTCAGTCATACGCGCAGCAGGCCGGCGACGTGGACTGGGTCGCGTCGATCGATTCCACGATCGTGCGTGTGCACCAGCATGGTGCGACACTTCCCCGGGTCACAGGGGGCATTACAGAATTACAAGAAATTCGGAGCGGAGCCGCTTGATCACGCGATCGGGCGCTCCCGGGGCGGATTGACGACGAAGAATCACCTGGTCTGCGACGGCCGTGGCCGTGCTTTGGCGTTCCTGCTCACCCCGGGCCAGTCAGCCGACACGAGCTGGTTGCAAGCCACTCTCGCTGAAATCCGTGTCCAAGGAGCCGCCGGTCGGCCCCGCACAAGACCGGACCGAGTGATGGCAGACAAGGGCTATCCCTCGAAAGCGAACCGGGCCTGGTTACGCGAACACGGCATCGCAGCGACGATCCCTGAGCGCGACGATCAGATCGCCCACCGCCGGAAGAAGCGTGGACGCCCCATCGAATTCGGTGACCACCAGAAGACCCGCTACCGCGGCCGGAACGTCGTCGAACGCTGCTTCGGGAAACTCAAACAATGGCGCGCATCGCCATGAGATCAGACAAGACCGCCCGCAACTACCACGCAGGACTCTGCCTCGCCGCGACCCTCCACTGGCTCACCAGCGGCTTTAGCAACACGACCTAGGGCCGCTCGACTCCGCTGACGACAGACTCGACCTTCATCGGCCTGCGCCTGAACCTCCGGATGAGGTGGGGAAGCAAGACCAGGAAGGCGATGAACAGAACCAACGCCAGCGCTTGAATTACCACCCAGAAGTGCCACCAGAACAGTGAATCAGACATGACTACCCCGCCCGTCTTTGTCGGTTTTCCACAGCTTATCCGTACGTGTACTGCGCGCCGCCAGATCCGACCGTGAGCTGGAGGAAGAAGGTGGTGGTGTACGGAACTCCGCAGACCTGCGCCTGCACCTCCAGCCGTGCTCGAGCGGGCCCGTAAACGTTCTCGTACTTCTTCTGGATGCCGAAGAAGTTCCGGTTGGTGCTGCAAGCACCGCCGATTGTGTACCTCGCCCCCCACACCTCGTCGATTCGGTCATACCCCGGGGTGACGTAGGTGAAGCTCGCGTAGAAGCTCATCGAAACCAACCCGTACCAGAAGTCGACCTTGCAGCCGGTGCGGCGAGACTCTGACCCGGAAGTCGACGAGGCGCAGCCAGAGATCGCCTGAGTGGAGAACCTTTCCGTCGACTGGTCAGCCGGCTGCTCAACTTTGAGCACGTTCACCGAGCCATCCGAGTAACGGTTCACAGTCACGTCGTTACCGTCCTCCTCGTACGTTTCGGTGGCCACCGGCGTGTTGTCGCTCGACGCCGCTTCCCATGTTCCGCCGGAGAGGTGCTTGGCGATGAGCTTCCCCTGCGCCCCCTTGCCGACCCCGTACTCGTCGAAGAAGTCCCTGAGCTCGGCGAGCTCCGGGTTCCCTGAGTTATCTGGCTGGAGCGCTGACGCTGGAGCGACTACTCCCATGGTGAGCACGAGGCCCACCACCAGAGCGATCACAGACCGTTGCTTGATCATTATTCTCCTTCGGCTTGTAGCTGACTGGTTGTCGCTATTCGCAACTTAGCGACTGATTCTCGGCTAAACAGTTCCCCTAAATGAGGACACCGATCCGGTCGATTTTGTGCATCGGCGGCCGCCTCGAACTTCGACCCCGCATAGTCACCGAGAGGAAGCACACCGCCGGGGTCACCTCGGCCGCACACCACACAGTCGACTCGCACCTCTGCCGAAACGGCCTCACACCCCAACCCGAAGGACACCACCATGGACATCACCCGCAACTCGCAGGACAACGTCGGCGGCTACGACATCCCCGTCGACCCGATGGACCTCC comes from the Marisediminicola antarctica genome and includes:
- a CDS encoding NADPH-dependent F420 reductase, whose amino-acid sequence is MTTLGIIGAGNIGSQLARKAVQNGFDVVISNSRGPHTLADLIAELGPQATAGTTAETAEAGDVVVVTIPLRNIDQVPAAPLAGKVVIDTNNYYPQRDGNIELLDTESATVSGLLQSHLADSSVVKGFNHIPAPEITTDGTAPGTPGRRALAIAGDDDTAKAVLLDLYDRFGFDAVDVGSLDDSWRIERDQPGYGPRQSADELRAAIANAVRDKNSR
- a CDS encoding TPM domain-containing protein, with product MEQNRARLMRVLCATALALAAVVVPALTAQAEQPVNLGSTQIVDTVGALGGQEAEVESALNRLYNATGAQLFVVYVATFDGVAADESWATATAEQNGLGTDDVLLAVATEERIYDIFYPSDFQLDTEATREVENEFLPLLSDENWAGAALAAADGYREAIEGPGFPWGFVLGVLVVGAVVIGIVLVIGRRRASARHTAELADLTKLEQRASRALVHLDDSLTTSEQELGFAVAQFGTEASAPFVEALEAARTKVGEAFRIKQTLDDGVPETDEQARAGLLRILELCDQADDELDRQADAFDELRALEQAAPQTLVQVRADAERAAARLSAAIEALRLLEQRYSSAAVATVEDNTEQAEMLLTFVGRTASQAEGAIAAGKSGSAAIQLRTVQASVAQAGQLLDAIDSLGDRLAEATQSLDAVVADTRHDLAAAKAFQAEATSAELSAGIAAAEASLAVAESPSTLANPVARLERLTAANQELEGTFGRTRDAHTRIQNARVALDGTLATARGQIVAAGDFITTRRGGVGETARTRLAEANRRLDQAVSLAGDDPVAALAEAQQANSLAGAAISAAQSDLTSYQPVGPSRGMFTGPGVSEAVVGGIIGALIGGRGGGFGGGFGGGRSRSGCFGALGGFGGSSRSSGGSLGRSIGRSVGRSAGRSSRGRF
- a CDS encoding acyltransferase family protein, yielding MAAAPRIVGLDVARGLAILGMFVAHAVPRAGGTELLVDGRSSVLFATLAGVSLGIMTGSERPIVRVRRLDRSLSIVLRALILFLLGIMLVTLDSGIAVILDYYGIMFLLLVPLLFLPRWALAALAIVFAFVAPRLAIAAEAADAGPVAALFAEYLLTGYYPALVWLPYLVVGLIAARSDLRNPRTQGAMVAGGTLLALLGYGAALVLPGVTAEAHSDSTAEVFGSGGVAVAVIGMLLWLTADDRAISRATRTVFSPIAAAGSMALTLYTLQIVTLAAFTVLSDDSGGAIAYPGWPLLIGLIVGSLVFASAWRAIYGAGPLERLMTRLSQSPRSRVSA
- a CDS encoding PspA/IM30 family protein, translated to MVKQSIFGRIAQLAKANINAILDQAEDPGMMLDQMVRDYTNSIAEAESAIAQTIGNLRLLEQDYAEDVHNAADWGNKALAASRKADELRAAGNSADADKFDNLAKVALGRQLSAEREARTEEPNIQAQTAVVDQLKAGLDAMRGKLAQLSSKRDELIARSNTVEAQRQVQDAVKSIDLLDPTSELSRFEDKIRREEAKVRGQQELAASSLDAQFEALEASDEQIELDARLAALKAGSPAPRSIAK
- a CDS encoding arginase family protein — protein: MTASFVVVPQWQGSGSSRAMRLIDGAIAIGGDLPLSTTTVEVPSGAGSSHDSGVDRLSSIERVREGMRAALGTSTGPTITIGGDCGVELAAIEHANVRGDVAVVWLDAHPDLNTPASSPSRAFHGMVLRTLLGDGPAQLVPASPLLASRVVLAGTRALDDPESDFIDASEINLLRPNDITPENLVEALLATDAASVYLHIDLDVLDPSEFTSVGYPEPFGLSLAQLLDLIAAARRTLPLAGAGVTEFAPASASATSDELPVILRVIGALTKKL
- a CDS encoding ScyD/ScyE family protein, producing the protein MRRNRSVLLAAAMTALLAPTILAPTAAGAAPPQQEVEVELLASGLAGPSGGAIGPDGALYVVEGAVGQITRIDPGSGEATTYASGLPPAVIGIGGAIDIVFRGNTAYVLVAIVGSNVGGDQIDGIYRVDDADSFTVIADLGAWSAAHPPTTRFDLSEGVQFALETSRSGFLVTDGHHNRVLNVSRSGAVSELIQFENTVPTGLDVLGNTVYLAMAGAVPHAPEDGTVEVFGLNDLSPSTVASGYSLITDVELGRCNALYALSQGDSPGDVPAGSPALPESGELLVVNRDGTFSVVADGLNLPTSLHIAGDTAFVVSLSGDVLKISGLSGNCGQKVSRH
- a CDS encoding ribonucleotide-diphosphate reductase subunit beta, whose amino-acid sequence is MDITRNSQDNVGGYDIPVDPMDLLQCDSCQ